In the genome of Halictus rubicundus isolate RS-2024b chromosome 9, iyHalRubi1_principal, whole genome shotgun sequence, one region contains:
- the Dpit47 gene encoding DNA polymerase interacting tpr containing protein of 47kD, with protein MEEKSEKDRKTWTDEERLKLASKLDAELDEYIDSLEKKSYTEGWPEDRWEEEMEKHPFFMKEPPKPGDELSPLMEGLQQLKYSEDENTPEELANNYKEDGNFNYKYKNYRLAILSYTEGIRTKCKDNDLMAQLYNNRAASHFILKNYRSSLNDSKQALKLKPNYPKALNRAATCCFHVKDYDQCIEICNQLLNDSPTDKAILSLKTDAITAGERLKRDKRKQERLEKKLDKEEEELINIIKNKGVNLELVDQKKKPDLKDLEPKIPQIAQSRVHLSTDKKLVWPVMILYPETHQTDFIQNFHEDTLLIEQLEQLFSEPPEWDTEKRYNLQNINVYFEGKDKCSLHKVNINHPLRKILQNERFIVRGGTPAFLILVRSSEAEKRFVANY; from the exons ATGGAAGAGAAGAGCGAAAAAGATCGGAAAACTTGGACTGACGAGGAAAGGTTAAAACTCGCATCGAAATTGGATGCCGAATTAGACGAATATATAGACAGTTTGGAGAAGAAAAGTTATACAGAAGGATGGCCAGAAGACCGGTGGGAAGAAGAAATGGAGAAACATCCTTTTTTCATGAAAGAACCACCAAAGCCAGGCGACGAGCTTTCACCTCTAATGGAAGGATTACAGCAACTGAAGTACAGTGAAGATGAAAACACACCAGAGG AATTAGCAAACAATTATAAAGAGGATGGCAACTTCAATTATAAATATAAGAACTACCGATTAGCTATATTAAGTTACACAGAGGGTATAAGGACTAAATGTAAGGATAATGATTTAATGGCTCAACTTTATAATAATAGAGCTGCATCACATTTTATATTAAAGAATTATCG GTCAAGTCTGAACGACTCGAAACAAGCTTTGAAACTGAAACCAAATTATCCAAAGGCATTGAATAGGGCTGCTACATGTTGTTTCCATGTTAAAGACTATGATCAATGTATTGAAATATGTAATCAACTTCTTAATGATTCTCCAACTGACAAGGCAATTTTGAGTTTGAAAACAGATGCAATTACTGCAGGG GAACGTTTAAAAAgagataaaagaaaacaagagAGATTGGAGAAGAAattagataaagaagaagaggagTTAATCAATATAATCAAGAATAAAGGTGTTAACTTAGAGTTGGTTGATCAGAAGAAGAAACCAGATTTAAAAGATTTAGAGCCCAAAATTCCACAAATAGCTCAGAGCAGAGTTCATTTGAGCACAGATAAGAAACTTGTTTGGCCAGTAATGATTTTGTATCCAGAAACACACCAAACagattttatacaaaatttccaCGAAGATACATT gctAATAGAACAACTGGAACAACTATTTAGCGAACCACCAGAATGGGATACAGAGAAGCGTTACAACCTTCAGAACATAAATGTGTATTTCGAGGGAAAAGATAAATGTTCTTTGCATAAAGTAAACATTAATCATCCTCTAAGAAAAATATTACAGAATGAAAG attCATTGTACGTGGAGGAACTCCAGCATTTCTAATACTCGTTAGGTCCAGTGAAGCTGAGAAACGATTTGTAGCTAATTACTAA